GCGCGGCCGTATCCCGGAATACGAAGGCTGCAAAGCGCCATCCTTCAGACCCGGCCAGTACCGACGGACAGAATCATAGAAGCCATCCGCGCGACCCGGATCGACGTCGTAATCGATCACCGGCGACTGCTCGACATCCGGTCCGAACCGCGCCTGCCCGCCCATATCGATGGAGATATGAACGCCAAGAAATTCTGTCGTCGGGGCCGGATACACCAGCCGGCTGAACGGGCTTTTGCCGATCAGCGCGTAGTAATTGCCCTTGGTGTAATAGGTCTTCGGCACCAGATCCTGCGGCATCCCGGCAATCTTGCCGGCGATATCCGTCGCATGAAGCCCCGCACTGTTGATGACGCTGCGGCATAACAACTGCATCGGGTCGGCGCCGCCCACATGAAGCAGTATCCCGTCATCGCGAATTTCACCGCCCGTCACCGGACTGAGGAAGGCCAGCATGGCGCCATGCTCTTCCGCGTCACCCTGCAATTCGAGCATCAGCCCGTGGGAATCGATAATCCCCGTCGATGGCGAAATCAGCGCCGCAACACAGGATAACTCCGGTTCCATCGCCTTCGCATCTGCGGCGCTGAGCATCTTGAGGTCGGTTACACCGCATTCCGCAGCCCGTTTACGGATACCCTCGAACGTCTCGATCTGGTCTTCGGAGGTCGCGACAATCAGTTTGCCGCAGCGCCGGTGCTCAATCCCGTGCTCATCGCAATAGCGGTACAGCATGTTCTTGCCCGCGACGCAGTACTTCGCCTTCAGGCTGCCTGGCGCATAGTAAATACCGGCGTGGATGACCTCGCTGTTGCGGGAACTTGTTCCGGTTCCGATCATATCGGCCGATTCCAGAACGATTACCTCGCGGCCCGCCATTGCCAGGGCGCGTGCCGTCGCCAGCCCCACGACGCCGGCACCGATGACGACGCAGTCGACTCTTTCAATCATCTCAAATGTCTCGCTTGCTCCAATGAAAATGCGGGTGCTATCACTTCATACAACCATCCTGGGGACGGTCGCGGTCGCGCGCCCCGTTTAAACCCGCAACGCTACAATAACGGCAGGCACATGAAAGACAACACGATCGTCACCCATAGCGGTAATCATCCCTACGATAATCTCGGGATCGTCAATCCGCCTGTCTATCACGCGTCAACGGTTCTCACGCGGACCTATGAGGCATTCCTCGACAGGTCGAACGCGAAAGTCCGATACGGCCGCCGCGGCACACCGACCACCTTCGCCCTCGAGGAAGCCATGACGGCGCTGGAACGGGCGCACGGCACGGTAATCGCGCCGTCGGGCCTCGCCGCCATCACCATGACGCTGAGCGCCCTGA
This is a stretch of genomic DNA from Alphaproteobacteria bacterium. It encodes these proteins:
- a CDS encoding NAD(P)/FAD-dependent oxidoreductase, with translation MERVDCVVIGAGVVGLATARALAMAGREVIVLESADMIGTGTSSRNSEVIHAGIYYAPGSLKAKYCVAGKNMLYRYCDEHGIEHRRCGKLIVATSEDQIETFEGIRKRAAECGVTDLKMLSAADAKAMEPELSCVAALISPSTGIIDSHGLMLELQGDAEEHGAMLAFLSPVTGGEIRDDGILLHVGGADPMQLLCRSVINSAGLHATDIAGKIAGMPQDLVPKTYYTKGNYYALIGKSPFSRLVYPAPTTEFLGVHISIDMGGQARFGPDVEQSPVIDYDVDPGRADGFYDSVRRYWPGLKDGALQPSYSGIRPRITAPGEPLADFLIQGPRDHGITGLVNLFGIESPGLTSSMPIADHVAALLRGSN